One genomic region from Amaranthus tricolor cultivar Red isolate AtriRed21 chromosome 12, ASM2621246v1, whole genome shotgun sequence encodes:
- the LOC130828744 gene encoding polygalacturonase At1g48100-like: MTNYSMFLTILYLCCFTNYLIQGRVLSIRAYNYSQSSQISAPPMEGPSPNSPNYNYAQSSPAPSPVSDDHDDKVLNVLTFGAVGDGSTDDTSAFKTAWDAACAVDNGKIFAPSGYSFLLQPLIFSGPCKSGVLFQLEGTIVPPDGPESWPKSSSKRQWIIFYRTHGLTLQGGGLIHGRGDKWWDMPCKPHKGNGTKEHGPCDSPVAIRFFQGTNITLKGIKLMNSPEFHIRFDNCQNVNVDSLFIKSPADSPNTDGIHVENTINVTIHNTIISNGDDCISIGAGSHNLDIRNVTCGPSHGISIGSLGVHNSKACVSNITVTNCIIKHSDNGVRIKTWQGGSGSVSRITFDGIHMDTVRNPIIIDQYYCLSSSCSNQTSAVSINTITYSNIKGTFDTRGPPVKLECSDSVPCTNITISALDLLPAGPTSLMASHRHKLDPFCWNAYGSSAGEFTTPPVDCLLEGLPYLDVPGTDDVGLC, translated from the exons atGACTAATTATTCAATGTTTTTGACCATATTATATTTGTGTTGTTTCACTAACTACCTCATCCAAGGAAGAGTGTTATCCATAAGGGCTTATAACTACTCCCAGTCGTCCCAGATATCGGCTCCGCCAATGGAGGGTCCTAGCCCTAATAGCCCTAACTATAATTATGCTCAAAGTAGTCCAGCTCCTTCGCCAGTCAGtgatgatcatgatgataaAGTGTTGAATGTTTTAACATTTGGGGCTGTTGGCGATGGATCAACTGATGATACGTCGGCTTTCAAAACAGCTTGGGATGCAGCTTGTGCAGTTGATAATGGAAAGATTTTTGCACCTTCTGGTTATTCTTTCTTGCTTCAACCTTTGATCTTCTCTGGGCCTTGCAAAAGTGGTGTTCTTTTTCAG CTTGAAGGCACAATTGTGCCACCTGATGGACCAGAGTCATGGCCTAAAAGCAGCAGCAAAAGACAATGGATAATCTTTTATAGAACTCATGGATTGACTCTTCAAGGGGGTGGCCTTATTCATGGTAGAGGAGATAAATGGTGGGATATGCCTTGTAAACCTCATAag GGTAACGGTACTAAAGAACACGGTCCTTGCGATAGTCCAGTT GCTATAAGATTTTTCCAAGGAACAAATATAACATTAAAAGGCATAAAGCTCATGAATAGCCCTGAATTCCATATTCGTTTTGATAATTGTCAAAATGTGAATGTGGATTCTTTATTCATTAAATCACCAGCTGATAGTCCTAATACCGATGGAATTCATGTTGAGAATACAATTAATGTTACAATTCATAACACCATCATATCTAAtg GTGATGATTGTATATCAATTGGGGCAGGTAGTCATAATTTAGACATTAGAAATGTGACCTGTGGTCCTAGTCACGGAATAAG CATCGGGAGCTTAGGAGTGCATAATTCAAAGGCTTGTGTATCCAACATCACAGTCACCAATTGCATAATCAAACACTCCGACAACGGAGTTCGGATCAAGACATGGCAAGGCGGGTCTGGATCTGTATCCAGAATTACGTTTGACGGGATCCATATGGACACGGTCCGAAATCCGATAATTATAGACCAATATTATTGCCTTTCCTCTAGCTGCTCCAACCAAACATCAGCCGTCTCCATCAATACCATTACATATTCTAATATCAAAGGAACCTTCGACACACGGGGCCCACCAGTCAAATTGGAATGTAGTGACTCAGTTCCATGCACAAACATTACCATATCGGCTTTGGATCTCCTACCCGCAGGCCCAACGAGTCTGATGGCAAGTCACAGGCACAAGTTGGATCCATTCTGTTGGAATGCTTATGGGAGTAGTGCAGGAGAATTCACGACTCCTCCTGTTGACTGCTTGTTAGAGGGTTTACCATATTTGGATGTACCTGGAACTGATGATGTTGGGCTGTGCTAG
- the LOC130828745 gene encoding protein ACCELERATED CELL DEATH 6-like — MDRFGGNLLHIAARLDRVDLLKLVVQFMTSDELGSLPFKRNKDDDTALDLALKAKHKNAAMYLFKLAPKCSYLLNRFGVSTSYRTIELGDEDLVRYIFQLMLGNSMDSSTRKSLLKAKMSVVYAAVKSRNNLGILEILMEELPDCIESSNEQGWKALSYAAYEDYLDKCRYILKKFPEASRKNDRDGSFPIHKAVGAGHVYIVEEFLSSCPSTIYDVDRKGRTILHIRYAKADVFSYLTKKEQVENIFHFKDHKGRTFIDLAQQFKNCTNILAS; from the exons ATGGATAGATTTGGAGGGAATCTTCTCCATATTGCTGCACGATTAGACCGTGTTGATTTACTCAAGTTAGTGGTTCAGTTCATGACTAGTGATGAGCTAGGTAGTTTGCCATTTAAGAGGAACAAAGATGATGATACTGCCTTGGACCTTGCACTCAAGGCTAAGCACAAAAATGCGGCCATGTACTTGTTCAAGCTAGCACCCAAGTGCTCATATTTGCTCAACAGATTTGGAGTTTCCACATCATATAGGACCATCGAGTTAGGGGATGAGGATCTGGTGAGGTACATTTTTCAACTGATGCTGGGTAATTCCATGGACTCGTCCACACGTAAGAGCTTGCTTAAGGCTAAGATGTCAGTTGTGTATGCTGCTGTGAAATCAAGGAATAACTTAG GCATATTGGAAATATTGATGGAGGAGTTACCCGATTGTATTGAATCttcaaatgaacaaggatggaAGGCTTTATCTTATGCAGCATATGAAGATTACTTAGATAAATGTCGATATATTCTGAAGAAATTTCCAGAAGCATCAAGGAAAAATGATAGAGATGGGTCTTTTCCTATACACAAAGCAGTTGGAGCAGGTCATGTTTACATTGTAGAGGAGTTTCTGTCATCTTGTCCTTCAACAATTTATGATGTTGATAGAAAAGGTCGAACTATTCTTCATATTAGATATGCAAAAGCGGATGTTTTCTCTTATTTAACAAAGAAGGAACAAGTTGAAAACATTTTCCATTTCAAAGATCACAAGGGTCGAACTTTCATTGACTTAGCACAACAGTTTAAGAATTGCACTAATATTCTGGCTTCATGA